A genome region from Hydrogenoanaerobacterium saccharovorans includes the following:
- a CDS encoding TlyA family RNA methyltransferase: MKKRLDIAVTENGLIDSREKAKSLIMAGLVYVNNQKADKPGMAVSDTDKIELRGETMRYVSRGGLKLEKAIPRYHLNLQGTICMDIGASTGGFTDCMLQNGAVKVYSIDVGYGQLAWKLRTDERVVNLERTNFRYVTEKEIPDKIDFASVDVSFISLTLILPVAKTLLKQNGEMVCLVKPQFEAGKGRVGKKGVVKEPEIHREVIAKVADFAYSIGFSVLDVDYSPIKGPEGNIEYLLYIKNEQNPVHNVNQEVIQNIVELSHHNLE; encoded by the coding sequence ATGGCGGGGCTTGTTTACGTCAATAATCAGAAGGCAGATAAACCGGGCATGGCAGTTTCGGATACCGATAAAATTGAACTGCGCGGCGAAACCATGCGTTATGTAAGCAGAGGCGGGTTAAAACTCGAAAAAGCCATACCCCGTTATCATCTTAATCTGCAAGGCACAATCTGTATGGATATTGGCGCTTCTACAGGAGGCTTTACCGACTGCATGCTGCAAAACGGTGCTGTCAAAGTTTATTCCATCGATGTTGGTTATGGGCAGTTGGCATGGAAGCTGCGTACAGATGAACGGGTGGTTAATCTTGAGCGAACAAATTTTCGTTATGTTACCGAAAAAGAGATACCGGACAAAATAGATTTTGCCAGTGTGGATGTATCTTTTATCTCTCTGACGCTGATTTTGCCTGTTGCAAAAACTTTACTCAAGCAAAATGGCGAGATGGTATGTCTTGTAAAACCCCAGTTTGAGGCAGGCAAAGGTAGAGTCGGGAAAAAAGGTGTAGTAAAAGAACCTGAAATTCATCGTGAAGTAATTGCTAAGGTTGCTGATTTTGCTTATTCTATAGGCTTTTCGGTGCTTGATGTGGACTATTCTCCCATAAAAGGTCCCGAAGGGAACATTGAGTATTTGCTATATATTAAAAATGAACAAAATCCGGTGCACAACGTCAATCAAGAGGTTATACAAAACATAGTAGAGCTTTCTCATCATAATTTGGAATAA
- a CDS encoding NAD(+)/NADH kinase yields MKAILTPNFKKEHTEKCLNETLEVLYKIGIEAYLDSVYRQYVSSEHVVFCEFINAVSHMDLIIAIGGDGTIIHSSKYGIKHNLPVLGINVGRLGFLAQLECDELHKLSSLVEGSYTVQNHMLIEAKIQTDSEQMVCVALNDIAITKGEFSKIVDIEVTCAEKLVSEYHADGVIFATPTGSTAYAMSAGGPIVDPSIDSIAMTPICPHSLFSRSVLFSPEKALTVRAKYINNQNDLYLSADGERPIKIRRDSQIIIQKSKLTAKLINFGERDFYEILNLKILGRG; encoded by the coding sequence ATGAAGGCGATTCTGACCCCTAATTTTAAAAAAGAACATACTGAAAAATGCTTAAATGAAACACTTGAAGTTCTTTATAAAATCGGTATTGAAGCTTATTTGGATAGCGTATATCGCCAGTATGTAAGCAGCGAGCACGTTGTTTTTTGCGAGTTTATTAACGCTGTCAGTCATATGGATCTTATCATTGCTATTGGCGGAGATGGTACAATCATTCATAGCTCAAAATACGGGATTAAGCATAATTTACCTGTACTTGGCATCAATGTAGGGCGTTTGGGCTTTCTTGCACAGCTAGAGTGCGATGAGCTCCATAAGCTTTCAAGTTTGGTAGAAGGCAGTTATACTGTGCAAAACCATATGCTCATTGAGGCTAAAATTCAAACAGATTCAGAGCAGATGGTGTGCGTAGCACTAAATGATATTGCCATTACCAAGGGTGAATTTTCTAAAATAGTAGATATTGAAGTAACTTGTGCTGAAAAACTTGTAAGCGAATATCACGCCGACGGTGTTATTTTCGCCACCCCAACCGGTTCTACCGCCTATGCTATGTCTGCAGGCGGTCCTATTGTTGATCCAAGCATCGATTCGATAGCAATGACACCCATTTGCCCCCACTCATTATTCTCACGTTCTGTGCTGTTTTCACCAGAAAAGGCACTTACCGTACGAGCAAAATATATTAACAATCAAAATGATTTGTATTTATCCGCAGATGGAGAACGACCCATTAAAATACGACGAGACAGTCAAATAATAATACAAAAATCGAAATTAACTGCAAAACTTATTAATTTTGGTGAACGGGATTTTTATGAAATATTGAATTTGAAAATTTTGGGAAGAGGGTAG
- the recN gene encoding DNA repair protein RecN translates to MLTQLYIQNIAVIEKTSIEFQPGFNIFTGETGAGKSILIDAISAVLGFRTSRDLIRTGADKAIVTALFDHLSQDTIDALTGFGYEPEEDGTLLLSRELTTEGKNTCKIGGRPATVSILREVADTLINIHGQHDNQALMVSEKHIKFIDSFADVDELLTRYKELYTQLLNIKRELEKCNIDEAEKAYRIDLLTYQIDEITDADLKTDEEEELIAQKKRIGNAAKIVASIAEADIALNGDDETEGLVATLSTAKDAITTAGRYFTDLEEMAARIDEIYYELREYASDIHSYTADLEFNEGDINRIEMRLDMIYKLKQKYGTSVEEILSFLKKATEELSSINQSDELQHKLNVQLAHLTRNAQKLAEELSERRNRAAAQFTSAVGEELKFLDMPFVRLEVKNDVGELSNDGIDNMEFMISTNPGEPPKSLSKIASGGELSRIMLSLKNVIADKDQVGTLIFDEIDTGVSGRAAQKIGQKLKQVSKGRQIICVTHLAQVACYANHHLLIEKNVRNNRTYTEVRALSSIERVQEIARIIGGADITDTVLKNAEEMLNLAQKQS, encoded by the coding sequence ATGCTGACACAACTATACATTCAAAATATTGCTGTTATCGAAAAAACCTCGATTGAGTTTCAGCCGGGGTTTAATATCTTTACAGGCGAAACCGGCGCAGGTAAATCGATTCTTATCGATGCAATCAGCGCTGTTTTAGGTTTCCGTACATCTCGAGACCTTATTCGTACTGGTGCGGATAAAGCAATTGTAACGGCGTTGTTTGATCATTTATCGCAGGATACAATAGATGCTCTTACCGGTTTTGGCTATGAACCGGAAGAGGACGGCACACTTTTACTTTCGCGCGAACTTACGACAGAAGGGAAAAACACTTGTAAAATCGGCGGCAGGCCTGCAACAGTATCCATTCTGCGTGAGGTAGCAGATACTCTCATTAACATTCATGGGCAGCATGATAATCAGGCACTGATGGTTTCGGAAAAACATATAAAATTTATCGATAGCTTTGCCGATGTTGATGAGCTGCTTACTCGTTATAAAGAACTTTATACTCAGCTTCTTAATATCAAAAGAGAACTGGAAAAATGTAATATTGACGAGGCAGAAAAAGCATATCGTATCGATCTTTTAACCTATCAAATTGATGAAATAACCGATGCAGACCTTAAAACAGATGAGGAAGAAGAACTGATTGCTCAAAAAAAGAGGATAGGAAATGCGGCAAAAATAGTTGCAAGTATTGCAGAAGCAGACATCGCACTGAATGGTGATGATGAAACAGAAGGGCTTGTTGCAACGTTAAGTACTGCGAAAGATGCAATTACTACAGCGGGGCGATATTTTACCGACCTTGAAGAAATGGCAGCGCGTATTGACGAAATTTACTATGAGCTGCGGGAATACGCCTCGGATATCCATAGTTATACTGCTGATCTCGAGTTTAATGAGGGTGACATCAACCGTATTGAAATGCGTTTAGATATGATTTATAAACTGAAACAAAAGTATGGTACTTCTGTGGAGGAAATTCTCTCATTTCTTAAAAAAGCAACCGAAGAATTATCTTCCATCAATCAGTCTGATGAGCTTCAACATAAGCTGAATGTCCAACTTGCACATCTTACACGCAATGCGCAAAAATTGGCGGAAGAACTCTCCGAACGCCGAAATAGGGCTGCGGCCCAATTTACAAGTGCGGTAGGGGAAGAACTGAAATTTTTGGATATGCCTTTTGTGCGCTTAGAAGTAAAAAATGATGTTGGTGAATTATCTAACGATGGTATTGATAATATGGAGTTTATGATTTCTACCAATCCGGGTGAGCCGCCAAAATCTCTTTCCAAAATTGCATCCGGCGGTGAGCTTTCGCGTATTATGCTCAGCCTCAAAAATGTAATTGCAGATAAAGATCAGGTCGGTACGCTTATTTTTGATGAAATAGATACCGGAGTCAGCGGTCGTGCAGCTCAAAAGATAGGACAAAAACTGAAACAGGTCTCAAAAGGGCGGCAGATTATCTGTGTTACACACCTTGCGCAGGTTGCTTGCTACGCCAATCATCATCTGCTGATTGAAAAGAATGTCAGAAACAATAGAACTTATACCGAAGTTCGTGCTTTGAGCAGCATCGAACGTGTCCAAGAGATAGCGCGAATTATTGGTGGTGCTGATATTACCGATACTGTTTTAAAAAATGCCGAAGAAATGCTTAATTTAGCACAAAAACAGTCTTGA
- the argR gene encoding arginine repressor, whose product MKSKRHEKILEIILDNVVDTQEELLRLLKKEGFHVTQATVSRDIKDLRLIKTLSADGRYRYTFVTPEKTTNVSTRFRAIFTETVISVDYAGHTVVVKCHTGMANAACAALDLLNLDNVVGTLSGDDTFFILTREIADAQKLVQELQTYITR is encoded by the coding sequence ATGAAGTCGAAGAGGCATGAAAAAATATTAGAAATAATTCTTGATAATGTTGTGGATACGCAAGAAGAGCTTCTGCGCCTTTTGAAAAAAGAGGGTTTTCATGTTACACAGGCAACGGTTTCAAGAGATATTAAAGATTTACGGCTTATTAAGACTTTATCAGCCGATGGGCGTTATCGTTATACTTTTGTTACCCCCGAAAAAACTACGAATGTCTCTACACGTTTTCGTGCTATATTTACCGAAACAGTTATTTCGGTAGATTATGCGGGGCACACGGTTGTAGTTAAGTGCCATACCGGTATGGCAAATGCGGCTTGTGCAGCCCTCGACCTTCTCAATTTGGATAATGTAGTAGGTACTCTCTCGGGAGATGACACTTTTTTTATTCTTACACGTGAAATAGCTGATGCTCAAAAACTAGTACAAGAGTTGCAGACCTATATTACAAGGTAG